A single window of Marinobacter sp. LA51 DNA harbors:
- the dnaA gene encoding chromosomal replication initiator protein DnaA produces MPNTMWHQCLEVLRDEFPAQQFNTWLRPLQSDLREGQLMLFAPNRFVMDWVNEKYLRRIEEVLKDLNGGQAPRVNMKVGSAPRNSEPVSRSEVPVRSSGAVHEESGSQVTEEEKGVAVSAGANTSVRTKATNERRPVQVEGDIKHQSFLNEGFTFDTFVEGKSNQLARAASMQVAENPGGAYNPLFLYGGVGLGKTHLMHAIGNEIVRRKPGAKVAYLRSERFVADMVKALQLNAINEFKRYYRSVDALLIDDIQFFARKERSQEEFFHTFNALLEGGQQVIVTCDRFPKEIVDMEERLKSRFGWGLTVMVEPPELETRVAILMKKADQANVKLSSEAAFFIAQKIRSNVRELEGALRLVIANAHFTGSEITPPFIRESLKDLLALHEKQVSIDNIQRTVAEYYKIKVADLLSKRRTRTVTRPRQVAMSLSKELTNHSLPEIGDAFGGRDHTTVLHACKKIVELQETDPGIREDYQNFMRLLTT; encoded by the coding sequence GTGCCGAACACCATGTGGCATCAATGTCTTGAAGTACTCCGGGACGAGTTTCCCGCACAACAGTTCAACACCTGGCTCAGACCCTTGCAGTCCGATCTCCGGGAGGGGCAGCTGATGTTGTTCGCTCCAAACCGGTTTGTTATGGACTGGGTTAATGAGAAATACCTTCGGCGTATAGAAGAAGTGTTGAAGGATCTGAACGGAGGCCAGGCTCCCCGTGTAAACATGAAGGTTGGCTCTGCGCCCCGGAACAGTGAGCCGGTAAGCAGGTCCGAGGTCCCGGTTCGATCCAGTGGTGCGGTCCACGAAGAAAGCGGCAGTCAGGTGACCGAAGAAGAAAAAGGGGTTGCGGTCAGTGCCGGTGCCAATACTTCGGTGCGTACCAAAGCAACTAACGAGCGTCGGCCGGTACAGGTTGAGGGCGACATCAAGCACCAGAGTTTCCTGAACGAAGGCTTTACCTTCGATACCTTTGTAGAGGGTAAGTCGAACCAGTTGGCCCGGGCGGCCTCGATGCAGGTTGCGGAGAATCCGGGCGGAGCCTATAACCCGTTGTTCCTCTATGGCGGGGTTGGCCTGGGTAAAACTCACCTGATGCACGCGATTGGTAACGAGATTGTTCGGCGTAAACCAGGGGCCAAGGTCGCCTATTTGCGCTCAGAACGGTTCGTGGCGGACATGGTAAAAGCGCTGCAATTGAACGCGATCAATGAGTTCAAGCGCTACTATCGGTCCGTAGACGCGTTGCTGATCGACGATATTCAGTTTTTTGCCCGCAAGGAGCGCTCCCAGGAAGAGTTTTTCCACACCTTCAATGCCTTGCTTGAAGGCGGACAGCAGGTCATCGTGACCTGTGATCGCTTTCCCAAGGAAATTGTCGACATGGAAGAGCGTTTGAAGTCCCGTTTTGGTTGGGGCCTGACGGTAATGGTGGAACCACCGGAACTTGAAACCCGGGTCGCCATCCTGATGAAGAAAGCGGATCAGGCGAATGTAAAACTCAGTAGCGAAGCGGCCTTTTTTATTGCCCAAAAGATCCGTTCAAACGTACGGGAGCTAGAAGGGGCGCTTCGTTTGGTGATAGCGAATGCTCACTTCACGGGCTCGGAAATTACCCCGCCGTTTATTCGGGAAAGTCTGAAAGATCTGTTGGCCCTGCACGAGAAGCAGGTCAGCATCGATAACATTCAGCGTACCGTGGCCGAGTACTACAAGATTAAAGTGGCCGACCTGCTGTCCAAGCGTCGGACCCGGACGGTAACCCGGCCACGCCAGGTGGCGATGTCGCTGTCCAAGGAATTGACGAATCACAGTCTGCCGGAAATTGGTGACGCCTTCGGTGGTCGTGACCACACCACCGTGCTGCACGCGTGCAAGAAAATCGTGGAACTGCAGGAAACTGATCCGGGTATCCGCGAGGATTATCAGAACTTTATGAGATTGCTGACTACCTGA
- a CDS encoding ABC1 kinase family protein, with the protein MGTVTNGIKGAFRIGQTLSVLGRTGVNWVRGDRPPTPRLLRQTFESLGATYIKLGQFVASSPTFFPKEYVEEFQYCLDKTPNLPFGVIKKIISEELDRPLDQVYAHIDPVALASASIAQVHAARLVTGEDVVIKVQKPGVENILLTDLNFLYLSARILETLAPKLSWTSLSGIVEEIQRTMMEECDFIKEANNLKVFRNFLHDSHNEDATVPLVYEQCSTRRVLTMERFHGVPLTDLESIRGYARDPERTLITAMNTWFASLTQCEFFHADVHAGNLMVLQDGRVGFIDFGIVGRIKPDTWQAVSDFISSVMVGNFEGMADAMIRIGVTHQTVLVDELAADLRRLYQQMDKMVPDQVPYEADKAEDDVNHILMDMVKIGESHGLHFPREFALLLKQFLYFDRYVHILAPEMDVFMDERLNMLH; encoded by the coding sequence ATGGGCACCGTGACGAACGGAATCAAGGGCGCCTTCAGGATTGGACAGACCCTGTCCGTGCTGGGGCGTACCGGTGTCAACTGGGTTCGGGGCGATCGCCCCCCTACCCCGCGACTGTTACGGCAGACCTTCGAATCCCTGGGCGCGACCTACATCAAGCTGGGTCAGTTCGTCGCCAGCTCCCCCACCTTCTTCCCCAAGGAGTATGTGGAGGAGTTCCAGTACTGTCTGGATAAAACCCCGAACCTGCCTTTTGGTGTGATCAAGAAGATCATCAGCGAAGAGTTGGACCGACCGCTTGACCAGGTGTACGCGCACATTGATCCGGTGGCGCTGGCGTCAGCTTCCATTGCCCAGGTTCATGCCGCACGGCTGGTGACTGGCGAGGATGTGGTGATCAAAGTGCAGAAGCCGGGTGTGGAAAACATCCTGCTGACGGATCTGAATTTCCTGTACCTGTCGGCGCGTATTCTGGAGACGCTGGCGCCGAAACTGTCCTGGACCTCGTTGTCCGGGATTGTCGAGGAAATTCAGCGCACCATGATGGAGGAATGCGACTTCATCAAAGAAGCGAACAACCTGAAGGTGTTTCGCAATTTCCTGCACGACAGTCACAACGAAGACGCCACGGTACCGTTGGTTTACGAACAGTGCAGCACCCGTCGGGTGCTGACCATGGAACGTTTCCACGGCGTACCGTTAACCGACCTGGAAAGCATCCGGGGTTACGCACGGGATCCGGAGCGGACTCTGATCACCGCGATGAACACCTGGTTCGCCAGCCTGACCCAGTGTGAGTTTTTTCACGCTGACGTTCACGCCGGTAACCTGATGGTGTTACAGGACGGTCGGGTCGGGTTTATCGACTTCGGTATTGTCGGGCGGATTAAGCCGGACACCTGGCAGGCGGTCAGCGATTTCATTTCCTCGGTGATGGTGGGTAACTTCGAAGGCATGGCCGATGCCATGATTCGCATCGGGGTTACACATCAGACCGTACTGGTGGATGAACTGGCGGCGGACCTGCGCCGGCTGTATCAGCAGATGGACAAGATGGTGCCGGATCAAGTGCCGTACGAGGCCGATAAGGCCGAGGACGATGTGAACCACATCCTGATGGATATGGTGAAGATCGGTGAGAGCCATGGCCTGCATTTTCCGCGGGAGTTTGCCTTGTTGCTGAAACAGTTTCTCTACTTCGATCGTTACGTCCACATCCTGGCGCCGGAAATGGATGTGTTCATGGATGAGCGATTGAACATGCTCCATTAA
- the recF gene encoding DNA replication/repair protein RecF (All proteins in this family for which functions are known are DNA-binding proteins that assist the filamentation of RecA onto DNA for the initiation of recombination or recombinational repair.) yields MALVKLQTQHFRNLSPTPVGFSPSFNLLYGENGSGKTSVLEAIGYLGLGRSFRVSRHQAVVSHGEQQFTVFGGLDRGLDASAEPDAAGVAHRLGIARDVRQKETTLRVDGEGVRSLSSLAMHLPVSVIDPGVFDIVAGGPGKRRQFLDWAVFHVEPSFASTWQQCQRVTSQRNQTLRNGRLDEALLRVWDAQYAALSDRISAARKTTFDRFKAAFQTLVQEVDVGWTQGLKLEFYPGWDSSQSLLDILASHREQERRMGHTLYGPNRADIRLKFQGRPVSETFSRGQQKTLVILMKIAQGMVLSELGKQVTFLLDDINAELDVGHRAMLARKLQALRCQVFITSIEHPQPEALWPDNQAPEYRMFHVEHGKLTEE; encoded by the coding sequence ATGGCGTTAGTAAAACTCCAGACTCAGCACTTCCGGAACCTGTCCCCGACCCCGGTCGGTTTCTCGCCGTCCTTCAATTTGTTGTACGGCGAAAATGGCAGCGGCAAGACAAGTGTTCTGGAGGCAATTGGTTATCTGGGGTTGGGGCGGTCGTTTCGGGTCAGCCGACATCAGGCGGTGGTCAGTCATGGCGAGCAACAGTTCACGGTGTTCGGAGGTTTGGATCGTGGTCTGGATGCGTCGGCGGAACCAGACGCGGCTGGCGTGGCCCATCGGCTCGGGATAGCCCGGGATGTCAGACAAAAGGAAACCACCCTGCGGGTGGACGGCGAAGGCGTTCGCAGTCTGTCGTCGCTGGCCATGCACCTGCCGGTATCGGTGATTGATCCCGGTGTTTTCGACATCGTTGCCGGCGGTCCCGGCAAACGCCGGCAATTTCTCGATTGGGCAGTGTTCCACGTGGAACCTTCGTTTGCCTCTACCTGGCAACAGTGTCAGAGAGTGACGTCACAGCGGAATCAAACGCTGAGAAATGGTAGACTAGACGAAGCCCTGCTACGGGTCTGGGATGCTCAGTACGCGGCTCTGAGTGACCGCATCAGCGCGGCCCGAAAAACCACGTTTGATCGGTTCAAGGCAGCGTTCCAGACTCTGGTTCAGGAAGTCGATGTCGGATGGACTCAGGGTCTGAAACTTGAGTTCTATCCAGGTTGGGATAGCAGTCAGTCATTGCTGGATATTCTGGCCAGTCACCGGGAACAGGAACGTCGGATGGGACATACGTTGTATGGTCCGAATCGTGCCGACATCCGGTTAAAATTTCAGGGCCGGCCGGTATCGGAAACCTTTTCCAGAGGCCAGCAGAAAACCCTTGTCATTTTGATGAAGATTGCCCAGGGCATGGTGTTGAGTGAACTGGGTAAGCAGGTGACGTTTTTGCTCGATGATATTAATGCCGAGCTGGATGTGGGTCACCGGGCCATGCTGGCTCGAAAGCTACAGGCACTGCGTTGCCAGGTGTTCATCACGTCTATCGAACACCCGCAACCCGAAGCCCTGTGGCCCGACAATCAGGCACCGGAGTACAGAATGTTCCACGTGGAACATGGCAAATTGACGGAAGAATAA
- the dnaN gene encoding DNA polymerase III subunit beta: MKLTISRESLLTPLQSIAGVVEKKQTMPVLSNVLLVAEDNTLTLTGTNMEVELVARVTPVHVDQPGRITVPARKLADICRALGEEAPLELGLEGDRLHLRCGKSHFTLSTLPAEHFPNVEDEAESFRLELPQKELERMFDATAFAMAQQDVRYYLNGLLLEVDQGHVRTVATDGHRLAMAHLELPTGCPELRQVIVPRKGVLELARLLDDVETPVTLVIGDNHLRATVGAYTFTSKLIEGKFPDYNRVIPRGGDKVVLADRATLKNTLQRAGILSHENIRGVRLNLAPNELEVFANNPDQEQAEDALPVEYQGESLQIGFNVGYLVDVMNALDDDQVKITLSNPNSSALIESQMDSRCLYVVMPMRL, encoded by the coding sequence ATGAAACTGACGATCAGCCGTGAATCCCTGCTTACCCCGCTGCAAAGCATTGCTGGCGTGGTGGAAAAGAAACAGACCATGCCGGTGTTGTCGAATGTTCTGCTGGTAGCCGAAGATAATACTCTGACGCTGACTGGCACGAATATGGAAGTGGAACTGGTGGCCCGTGTTACTCCGGTGCACGTGGACCAGCCCGGCCGGATCACCGTGCCCGCCCGAAAGCTGGCCGACATCTGTCGGGCGCTGGGCGAAGAAGCGCCTCTGGAGCTTGGGCTGGAAGGTGACCGTTTGCACCTGCGCTGTGGAAAAAGTCACTTTACCTTGTCGACACTGCCGGCGGAGCATTTCCCGAATGTCGAAGATGAAGCGGAAAGCTTCCGTCTGGAGTTGCCCCAAAAAGAACTGGAGCGGATGTTCGATGCCACGGCGTTCGCCATGGCCCAGCAGGATGTCCGTTATTACCTGAACGGCCTGTTGCTGGAAGTGGATCAGGGCCATGTCCGTACCGTCGCTACCGACGGTCACCGGTTGGCCATGGCGCACCTGGAGTTACCCACAGGTTGTCCGGAACTGCGGCAGGTGATCGTGCCCCGTAAGGGTGTGCTGGAACTGGCACGGCTGCTGGATGATGTGGAAACACCGGTGACCCTGGTGATTGGTGACAACCATCTGCGGGCCACCGTCGGTGCCTACACCTTTACCTCGAAACTGATTGAGGGCAAGTTCCCGGACTACAACCGAGTTATCCCCAGGGGTGGCGACAAAGTGGTCCTGGCCGATCGGGCGACCCTGAAGAACACCCTTCAGCGTGCCGGTATCCTGTCCCATGAAAACATTCGCGGGGTAAGGCTGAATCTGGCGCCGAACGAGCTGGAGGTGTTTGCCAATAACCCCGATCAGGAACAAGCGGAAGATGCGCTGCCGGTGGAGTACCAGGGTGAATCCCTGCAGATCGGTTTCAACGTGGGTTATCTGGTGGATGTGATGAACGCACTGGATGACGACCAGGTGAAAATCACCCTGTCCAATCCGAACAGCAGTGCATTGATTGAGTCCCAGATGGACAGTCGTTGCCTGTACGTCGTTATGCCGATGCGGCTATAG